The following coding sequences lie in one Anoplolepis gracilipes chromosome 4, ASM4749672v1, whole genome shotgun sequence genomic window:
- the LOC140665390 gene encoding homeobox protein prospero isoform X2: protein MMSSEEETECFALYGATTESKQQQLLKKQKRTRQRVDAGEPRNSYSSIPNFSSRPSFLGGGLYGSIFSGTGPPPHQQQQQQQPQQPHHQSQSQQQQQQQQQQLQQQAGATGSQSHLGTATTGPTTQQHSAHAAFGFFGAPGFGPAKMLNELLGRQVKQASDAGGSPPEGGHGMTGAGMDPASNLQPGAVVNCDDPATADLTQHMLRDMLLQGRKLSALGVQEQPNNNNSIHNNNNNNTTAELLKSQHQQSPQQHQQQNSDSARSGTVQSGGEESGDGNNINSANHSDRDTVMPGDAEDSAEDAASAARAMEEAFAEAGMEPGANLDGSDCEQSLPPSPSAPRSGSVSVKEEIQESLNIKRSPSHSPCPIVPKTETNSPTTEIKRARVENIVSTMRSSPALQPATVNGCKKRKLYQPQQQTVHHVLQHSVNDTMMDDEDESEEEEDPTTIRQKREEKDNLKVQLKMLHEQLAEMQQKYMELSSRMEPDTSESGGDAPLSPQPQLPPQPPPRPPRPHPPPYNGLPALPPDHPHAAAAAMYHMGHKLYFEQQHAALERMKQHQEAAARQQQQQQQQQQQQQQQQQQQQQQHQRQNSPPPPPPSQSQQQSQNNTGPPTPQTPQMQSANTPIQHKDFQERLNVFRGAAAAASSSGPHITGAALEGLADILKTEITSSLTNLIDSIVARFVQQRRFIGKQTEAAQAAAEQLNKDLLMASQMLERKSPRTKVVDRGAPQPPGGPNGPRGPLNGGPPPPQSTGFSQIGSIGGVPHGPHAGPTENNLNQMNQLPSHARPSVGMFQTPKPPTIYAMASMQAQQQQQHQQQHQQQHEQQQREQQQRDQYCNMRNDERENRDSEQNEALSLVMTPKKKRHKVTDTRITPRTVSRILAQEGNGSQGGSDSPPPPPPPRPYHAPPPMLPVSLPTSVAIPNPSLHESQVFSPYSPFFNPHASHPGQVPPPGPHHLPASPPGGGVELRDSPPLPHPPAMLHPALLAAAQHGSPDYGHLRMDSNDRASDCNSGDITYDGIQPTSSTLTPMHLRKAKLMFFWVRYPSSAVLKMYFPDIKFNKNNTAQLVKWFSNFREFYYIQMEKYARQAVSEGVKNVEDLRVGGDSEIYRVLNLHYNRNNHIEVWGPQVPSNFRYVVEQTLKEFFKAIQGGKDSEQSWKKSIYKVISRLDDPVPEYFKSPNFLEQLE from the exons ATGATGTCATCGGAGGAGGAGACCGAGTGTTTCGCCCTCTACGGAGCAACCACGGAAAGCAAGCAACAGCAACTTCTGAAGAAGCAGAAGCGCACCAGACAGCGCGTGGACGCCGGCGAGCCGCGCAACAGCTACTCGAGTATACCGAACTTTAGCTCCCGGCCATCCTTCCTTGGTGGTGGTCTATACGGCTCGATCTTTAGTGGTACCGGACCACCCCCGCAtcaacagcaacagcagcaacaacCGCAGCAACCGCATCATCAGTCGCAAtcgcaacaacaacaacaacaacaacaacaacagctCCAGCAGCAGGCTGGAGCGACTGGCAGTCAAAGTCATTTAGGTACAGCTACGACGGGTCCTACAACCCAGCAGCATTCCGCCCACGCGGCTTTCGGCTTCTTCGGGGCTCCGGGCTTCGGCCCCGCCAAGATGCTGAACGAGTTATTAGGACGGCAGGTCAAACAGGCCAGTGACGCTGGCGGATCACCGCCAGAGGGCGGTCACGGGATGACCGGTGCCGGCATGGATCCCGCCTCGAATCTACAACCGGGCGCCGTGGTTAATTGCGACGATCCCGCCACGGCCGACCTCACGCAGCACATGCTCCGCGACATGCTACTGCAGGGCCGTAAGCTTTCCGCTCTCGGCGTGCAAGAGCAGCCAAACAATAATAACAGTATACacaataacaacaataataatactacCGCGGAATTACTTAAATCGCAGCATCAACAGAGTCCCCAGCAGCATCAACAACAAAATAGTGATAGTGCGCGCAGTGGAACAGTGCAGAGTGGCGGGGAAGAGAGTGGTGATGGCAATAACATAAATAGCGCGAATCACAGTGACCGTGATACCGTGATGCCGGGTGATGCTGAAGACAGCGCTGAAGATGCTGCCTCCGCGGCACGCGCGATGGAGGAGGCTTTTGCCGAGGCCGGTATGGAGCCAGGAGCGAACTTGGACGGATCAGATTGCGAGCAGAGCCTACCTCCTAGCCCATCGGCACCAAGGTCGGGCTCTGTCTCCGTCAAGGAAGAAATACAAGAGTCGCTAAATATCAAACGTAGCCCTAGTCATTCTCCTTGTCCGATCGTGCCAAAGACCGAGACAAATTCTCCGACAACGGAGATTAAACGCGCCCGCGTGGAAAACATCGTCAGCACGATGCGCAGTAGTCCGGCGCTTCAGCCGGCAACGGTAAATGGTTGTAAGAAGCGCAAGCTCTATCAACCTCAACAACAGACGGTGCATCATGTTCTCCAGCATAGTGTCAATGATACCATGATGGACGATGAAGACGAGAGCGAGGAGGAAGAAGACCCGACGACGATCAGACAGAAACGAGAGGAGAAAGATAATTTGAAAGTTCAGTTGAAAATGTTGCACGAGCAATTGGCAGAGATGCAACAAAAGTACATGGAGCTTTCGAGCAGAATGGAGCCAGATACAAGCGAGAGCGGCGGCGACGCACCACTCAGTCCTCAGCCTCAACTTCCACCGCAACCACCACCTAGACCGCCACGACCTCATCCACCGCCGTATAACGGTCTCCCAGCTCTTCCACCTGATCATCCCCACGCAGCAGCTGCCGCTATGTATCACATGGGGCATAAACTCTATTTCGAGCAACAGCACGCCGCTCTCGAGAGAATGAAACAACATCAAGAAGCGGCCGCGaggcaacagcagcagcagcaacaacaacagcagcagcagcagcagcagcagcagcagcagcagcagcaacatcAACGACAAAAttcgccaccgccaccgccaccgagCCAATCTCAACAACAAAGCCAGAACAACACTGGACCCCCGACGCCGCAGACGCCGCAGATGCAATCAGCTAACACGCCTATTCAACATAAAGACTTCCAGGAAAGGTTAAACGTCTTCAGGGGTGCCGCTGCGGCAGCCAGCTCGTCTGGACCTCATATCACCGGAGCCGCTTTAGAAGGCTTAGCGGATATCTTGAAGACGGAAATAACCTCTTCATTAACCAATTTGATTGACAGTATAGTCGCGAGGTTCGTGCAACAGAGAAGGTTTATCGGTAAGCAGACCGAGGCAGCACAGGCTGCCGCCGAGCAGCTGAACAAGGACCTTCTTATGGCGAGCCAAATGCTCGAGAGAAAATCACCCAGGACGAAAGTAGTTGACAGAGGAGCGCCGCAACCACCCGGTGGCCCAAACGGGCCACGGGGGCCCCTCAACGGTGGGCCCCCTCCTCCACAGTCCACGGGGTTCTCGCAAATCGGGTCCATAGGTGGTGTGCCCCATGGTCCTCATGCTGGCCCCACGGAAAACAATCTTAATCAGATGAATCAGCTGCCCTCGCATGCAAGGCCGAGCGTTGGAATGTTTCAGACGCCAAAACCGCCGACGATATACGCCATGGCCTCCATGCAGgcgcagcagcaacaacaacacCAACAGCAGCACCAACAGCAGCACGAACAGCAGCAAAGGGAGCAACAACAACGCGACCAATATTGCAATATGAGAAAcgacgagagagaaaacagAGACTCGGAGCAAAACGAGGCCCTGTCACTTGTCATGACGCCGAAGAAAAAACGTCATAAG GTGACGGATACGAGAATTACTCCGAGGACGGTGTCCAGAATCCTAGCGCAAGAGGGAAACGGATCGCAAGGAGGTAGTGATAGTCCCCCGCCTCCTCCACCACCGAGACCTTATCATGCGCCACCACCGATGCTGCCGGTGTCCCTGCCAACCAGCGTAGCGATACCAAATCCAAGCCTCCACGAGAGTCAAGTGTTCTCGCCCTATTCGCCGTTTTTCAATCCTCACGCGAGTCATCCTGGTCAAGTACCACCTCCGGGGCCACATCATTTACCCGCGAGTCCTCCGGGTGGCGGTGTAGAACTCAGGGATTCTCCTCCACTGCCCCATCCGCCGGCTATGTTGCATCCAGCTCTACTGGCGGCAGCTCAGCACGGCAGTCCGGATTACGGACACCTCAGGATGGACAGCAACGACCGAGCTAGCGACTGCAACTCCGGTGACATCACCTACGATGGAATTCAGCCTACA TCGTCGACGCTGACGCCGATGCATCTGAGGAAGGCGAAGCTGATGTTCTTCTGGGTCAGGTACCCGTCCTCGGCCGTCCTTAAGATGTACTTCCCCGACatcaaattcaataaaaacaataCAGCGCAGCTGGTCAAGTGGTTCTCCAACTTCCG
- the LOC140665390 gene encoding homeobox protein prospero isoform X4: MMSSEEETECFALYGATTESKQQQLLKKQKRTRQRVDAGEPRNSYSSIPNFSSRPSFLGGGLYGSIFSGTGPPPHQQQQQQQPQQPHHQSQSQQQQQQQQQQLQQQAGATGSQSHLGTATTGPTTQQHSAHAAFGFFGAPGFGPAKMLNELLGRQVKQASDAGGSPPEGGHGMTGAGMDPASNLQPGAVVNCDDPATADLTQHMLRDMLLQGRKLSALGVQEQPNNNNSIHNNNNNNTTAELLKSQHQQSPQQHQQQNSDSARSGTVQSGGEESGDGNNINSANHSDRDTVMPGDAEDSAEDAASAARAMEEAFAEAGMEPGANLDGSDCEQSLPPSPSAPRSGSVSVKEEIQESLNIKRSPSHSPCPIVPKTETNSPTTEIKRARVENIVSTMRSSPALQPATVNGCKKRKLYQPQQQTVHHVLQHSVNDTMMDDEDESEEEEDPTTIRQKREEKDNLKVQLKMLHEQLAEMQQKYMELSSRMEPDTSESGGDAPLSPQPQLPPQPPPRPPRPHPPPYNGLPALPPDHPHAAAAAMYHMGHKLYFEQQHAALERMKQHQEAAARQQQQQQQQQQQQQQQQQQQQQQHQRQNSPPPPPPSQSQQQSQNNTGPPTPQTPQMQSANTPIQHKDFQERLNVFRGAAAAASSSGPHITGAALEGLADILKTEITSSLTNLIDSIVARFVQQRRFIGKQTEAAQAAAEQLNKDLLMASQMLERKSPRTKVVDRGAPQPPGGPNGPRGPLNGGPPPPQSTGFSQIGSIGGVPHGPHAGPTENNLNQMNQLPSHARPSVGMFQTPKPPTIYAMASMQAQQQQQHQQQHQQQHEQQQREQQQRDQYCNMRNDERENRDSEQNEALSLVMTPKKKRHKVTDTRITPRTVSRILAQEGNGSQGGSDSPPPPPPPRPYHAPPPMLPVSLPTSVAIPNPSLHESQVFSPYSPFFNPHASHPGQVPPPGPHHLPASPPGGGVELRDSPPLPHPPAMLHPALLAAAQHGSPDYGHLRMDSNDRASDCNSGDITYDGIQPTSSTLTPMHLRKAKLMFFWVRYPSSAVLKMYFPDIKFNKNNTAQLVKWFSNFREFYYIQMEKYARQAVSEGVKNVEDLRVGGDSEIYRVLNLHYNRNNHIEVPSNFRYVVEQTLKEFFKAIQGGKDSEQSWKKSIYKVISRLDDPVPEYFKSPNFLEQLE, from the exons ATGATGTCATCGGAGGAGGAGACCGAGTGTTTCGCCCTCTACGGAGCAACCACGGAAAGCAAGCAACAGCAACTTCTGAAGAAGCAGAAGCGCACCAGACAGCGCGTGGACGCCGGCGAGCCGCGCAACAGCTACTCGAGTATACCGAACTTTAGCTCCCGGCCATCCTTCCTTGGTGGTGGTCTATACGGCTCGATCTTTAGTGGTACCGGACCACCCCCGCAtcaacagcaacagcagcaacaacCGCAGCAACCGCATCATCAGTCGCAAtcgcaacaacaacaacaacaacaacaacaacagctCCAGCAGCAGGCTGGAGCGACTGGCAGTCAAAGTCATTTAGGTACAGCTACGACGGGTCCTACAACCCAGCAGCATTCCGCCCACGCGGCTTTCGGCTTCTTCGGGGCTCCGGGCTTCGGCCCCGCCAAGATGCTGAACGAGTTATTAGGACGGCAGGTCAAACAGGCCAGTGACGCTGGCGGATCACCGCCAGAGGGCGGTCACGGGATGACCGGTGCCGGCATGGATCCCGCCTCGAATCTACAACCGGGCGCCGTGGTTAATTGCGACGATCCCGCCACGGCCGACCTCACGCAGCACATGCTCCGCGACATGCTACTGCAGGGCCGTAAGCTTTCCGCTCTCGGCGTGCAAGAGCAGCCAAACAATAATAACAGTATACacaataacaacaataataatactacCGCGGAATTACTTAAATCGCAGCATCAACAGAGTCCCCAGCAGCATCAACAACAAAATAGTGATAGTGCGCGCAGTGGAACAGTGCAGAGTGGCGGGGAAGAGAGTGGTGATGGCAATAACATAAATAGCGCGAATCACAGTGACCGTGATACCGTGATGCCGGGTGATGCTGAAGACAGCGCTGAAGATGCTGCCTCCGCGGCACGCGCGATGGAGGAGGCTTTTGCCGAGGCCGGTATGGAGCCAGGAGCGAACTTGGACGGATCAGATTGCGAGCAGAGCCTACCTCCTAGCCCATCGGCACCAAGGTCGGGCTCTGTCTCCGTCAAGGAAGAAATACAAGAGTCGCTAAATATCAAACGTAGCCCTAGTCATTCTCCTTGTCCGATCGTGCCAAAGACCGAGACAAATTCTCCGACAACGGAGATTAAACGCGCCCGCGTGGAAAACATCGTCAGCACGATGCGCAGTAGTCCGGCGCTTCAGCCGGCAACGGTAAATGGTTGTAAGAAGCGCAAGCTCTATCAACCTCAACAACAGACGGTGCATCATGTTCTCCAGCATAGTGTCAATGATACCATGATGGACGATGAAGACGAGAGCGAGGAGGAAGAAGACCCGACGACGATCAGACAGAAACGAGAGGAGAAAGATAATTTGAAAGTTCAGTTGAAAATGTTGCACGAGCAATTGGCAGAGATGCAACAAAAGTACATGGAGCTTTCGAGCAGAATGGAGCCAGATACAAGCGAGAGCGGCGGCGACGCACCACTCAGTCCTCAGCCTCAACTTCCACCGCAACCACCACCTAGACCGCCACGACCTCATCCACCGCCGTATAACGGTCTCCCAGCTCTTCCACCTGATCATCCCCACGCAGCAGCTGCCGCTATGTATCACATGGGGCATAAACTCTATTTCGAGCAACAGCACGCCGCTCTCGAGAGAATGAAACAACATCAAGAAGCGGCCGCGaggcaacagcagcagcagcaacaacaacagcagcagcagcagcagcagcagcagcagcagcagcagcaacatcAACGACAAAAttcgccaccgccaccgccaccgagCCAATCTCAACAACAAAGCCAGAACAACACTGGACCCCCGACGCCGCAGACGCCGCAGATGCAATCAGCTAACACGCCTATTCAACATAAAGACTTCCAGGAAAGGTTAAACGTCTTCAGGGGTGCCGCTGCGGCAGCCAGCTCGTCTGGACCTCATATCACCGGAGCCGCTTTAGAAGGCTTAGCGGATATCTTGAAGACGGAAATAACCTCTTCATTAACCAATTTGATTGACAGTATAGTCGCGAGGTTCGTGCAACAGAGAAGGTTTATCGGTAAGCAGACCGAGGCAGCACAGGCTGCCGCCGAGCAGCTGAACAAGGACCTTCTTATGGCGAGCCAAATGCTCGAGAGAAAATCACCCAGGACGAAAGTAGTTGACAGAGGAGCGCCGCAACCACCCGGTGGCCCAAACGGGCCACGGGGGCCCCTCAACGGTGGGCCCCCTCCTCCACAGTCCACGGGGTTCTCGCAAATCGGGTCCATAGGTGGTGTGCCCCATGGTCCTCATGCTGGCCCCACGGAAAACAATCTTAATCAGATGAATCAGCTGCCCTCGCATGCAAGGCCGAGCGTTGGAATGTTTCAGACGCCAAAACCGCCGACGATATACGCCATGGCCTCCATGCAGgcgcagcagcaacaacaacacCAACAGCAGCACCAACAGCAGCACGAACAGCAGCAAAGGGAGCAACAACAACGCGACCAATATTGCAATATGAGAAAcgacgagagagaaaacagAGACTCGGAGCAAAACGAGGCCCTGTCACTTGTCATGACGCCGAAGAAAAAACGTCATAAG GTGACGGATACGAGAATTACTCCGAGGACGGTGTCCAGAATCCTAGCGCAAGAGGGAAACGGATCGCAAGGAGGTAGTGATAGTCCCCCGCCTCCTCCACCACCGAGACCTTATCATGCGCCACCACCGATGCTGCCGGTGTCCCTGCCAACCAGCGTAGCGATACCAAATCCAAGCCTCCACGAGAGTCAAGTGTTCTCGCCCTATTCGCCGTTTTTCAATCCTCACGCGAGTCATCCTGGTCAAGTACCACCTCCGGGGCCACATCATTTACCCGCGAGTCCTCCGGGTGGCGGTGTAGAACTCAGGGATTCTCCTCCACTGCCCCATCCGCCGGCTATGTTGCATCCAGCTCTACTGGCGGCAGCTCAGCACGGCAGTCCGGATTACGGACACCTCAGGATGGACAGCAACGACCGAGCTAGCGACTGCAACTCCGGTGACATCACCTACGATGGAATTCAGCCTACA TCGTCGACGCTGACGCCGATGCATCTGAGGAAGGCGAAGCTGATGTTCTTCTGGGTCAGGTACCCGTCCTCGGCCGTCCTTAAGATGTACTTCCCCGACatcaaattcaataaaaacaataCAGCGCAGCTGGTCAAGTGGTTCTCCAACTTCCG
- the LOC140665390 gene encoding homeobox protein prospero isoform X1, with protein MMSSEEETECFALYGATTESKQQQLLKKQKRTRQRVDAGEPRNSYSSIPNFSSRPSFLGGGLYGSIFSGTGPPPHQQQQQQQPQQPHHQSQSQQQQQQQQQQLQQQAGATGSQSHLGTATTGPTTQQHSAHAAFGFFGAPGFGPAKMLNELLGRQVKQASDAGGSPPEGGHGMTGAGMDPASNLQPGAVVNCDDPATADLTQHMLRDMLLQGRKLSALGVQEQPNNNNSIHNNNNNNTTAELLKSQHQQSPQQHQQQNSDSARSGTVQSGGEESGDGNNINSANHSDRDTVMPGDAEDSAEDAASAARAMEEAFAEAGMEPGANLDGSDCEQSLPPSPSAPRSGSVSVKEEIQESLNIKRSPSHSPCPIVPKTETNSPTTEIKRARVENIVSTMRSSPALQPATVNGCKKRKLYQPQQQTVHHVLQHSVNDTMMDDEDESEEEEDPTTIRQKREEKDNLKVQLKMLHEQLAEMQQKYMELSSRMEPDTSESGGDAPLSPQPQLPPQPPPRPPRPHPPPYNGLPALPPDHPHAAAAAMYHMGHKLYFEQQHAALERMKQHQEAAARQQQQQQQQQQQQQQQQQQQQQQHQRQNSPPPPPPSQSQQQSQNNTGPPTPQTPQMQSANTPIQHKDFQERLNVFRGAAAAASSSGPHITGAALEGLADILKTEITSSLTNLIDSIVARFVQQRRFIGKQTEAAQAAAEQLNKDLLMASQMLERKSPRTKVVDRGAPQPPGGPNGPRGPLNGGPPPPQSTGFSQIGSIGGVPHGPHAGPTENNLNQMNQLPSHARPSVGMFQTPKPPTIYAMASMQAQQQQQHQQQHQQQHEQQQREQQQRDQYCNMRNDERENRDSEQNEALSLVMTPKKKRHKYALQVTDTRITPRTVSRILAQEGNGSQGGSDSPPPPPPPRPYHAPPPMLPVSLPTSVAIPNPSLHESQVFSPYSPFFNPHASHPGQVPPPGPHHLPASPPGGGVELRDSPPLPHPPAMLHPALLAAAQHGSPDYGHLRMDSNDRASDCNSGDITYDGIQPTSSTLTPMHLRKAKLMFFWVRYPSSAVLKMYFPDIKFNKNNTAQLVKWFSNFREFYYIQMEKYARQAVSEGVKNVEDLRVGGDSEIYRVLNLHYNRNNHIEVWGPQVPSNFRYVVEQTLKEFFKAIQGGKDSEQSWKKSIYKVISRLDDPVPEYFKSPNFLEQLE; from the exons ATGATGTCATCGGAGGAGGAGACCGAGTGTTTCGCCCTCTACGGAGCAACCACGGAAAGCAAGCAACAGCAACTTCTGAAGAAGCAGAAGCGCACCAGACAGCGCGTGGACGCCGGCGAGCCGCGCAACAGCTACTCGAGTATACCGAACTTTAGCTCCCGGCCATCCTTCCTTGGTGGTGGTCTATACGGCTCGATCTTTAGTGGTACCGGACCACCCCCGCAtcaacagcaacagcagcaacaacCGCAGCAACCGCATCATCAGTCGCAAtcgcaacaacaacaacaacaacaacaacaacagctCCAGCAGCAGGCTGGAGCGACTGGCAGTCAAAGTCATTTAGGTACAGCTACGACGGGTCCTACAACCCAGCAGCATTCCGCCCACGCGGCTTTCGGCTTCTTCGGGGCTCCGGGCTTCGGCCCCGCCAAGATGCTGAACGAGTTATTAGGACGGCAGGTCAAACAGGCCAGTGACGCTGGCGGATCACCGCCAGAGGGCGGTCACGGGATGACCGGTGCCGGCATGGATCCCGCCTCGAATCTACAACCGGGCGCCGTGGTTAATTGCGACGATCCCGCCACGGCCGACCTCACGCAGCACATGCTCCGCGACATGCTACTGCAGGGCCGTAAGCTTTCCGCTCTCGGCGTGCAAGAGCAGCCAAACAATAATAACAGTATACacaataacaacaataataatactacCGCGGAATTACTTAAATCGCAGCATCAACAGAGTCCCCAGCAGCATCAACAACAAAATAGTGATAGTGCGCGCAGTGGAACAGTGCAGAGTGGCGGGGAAGAGAGTGGTGATGGCAATAACATAAATAGCGCGAATCACAGTGACCGTGATACCGTGATGCCGGGTGATGCTGAAGACAGCGCTGAAGATGCTGCCTCCGCGGCACGCGCGATGGAGGAGGCTTTTGCCGAGGCCGGTATGGAGCCAGGAGCGAACTTGGACGGATCAGATTGCGAGCAGAGCCTACCTCCTAGCCCATCGGCACCAAGGTCGGGCTCTGTCTCCGTCAAGGAAGAAATACAAGAGTCGCTAAATATCAAACGTAGCCCTAGTCATTCTCCTTGTCCGATCGTGCCAAAGACCGAGACAAATTCTCCGACAACGGAGATTAAACGCGCCCGCGTGGAAAACATCGTCAGCACGATGCGCAGTAGTCCGGCGCTTCAGCCGGCAACGGTAAATGGTTGTAAGAAGCGCAAGCTCTATCAACCTCAACAACAGACGGTGCATCATGTTCTCCAGCATAGTGTCAATGATACCATGATGGACGATGAAGACGAGAGCGAGGAGGAAGAAGACCCGACGACGATCAGACAGAAACGAGAGGAGAAAGATAATTTGAAAGTTCAGTTGAAAATGTTGCACGAGCAATTGGCAGAGATGCAACAAAAGTACATGGAGCTTTCGAGCAGAATGGAGCCAGATACAAGCGAGAGCGGCGGCGACGCACCACTCAGTCCTCAGCCTCAACTTCCACCGCAACCACCACCTAGACCGCCACGACCTCATCCACCGCCGTATAACGGTCTCCCAGCTCTTCCACCTGATCATCCCCACGCAGCAGCTGCCGCTATGTATCACATGGGGCATAAACTCTATTTCGAGCAACAGCACGCCGCTCTCGAGAGAATGAAACAACATCAAGAAGCGGCCGCGaggcaacagcagcagcagcaacaacaacagcagcagcagcagcagcagcagcagcagcagcagcagcaacatcAACGACAAAAttcgccaccgccaccgccaccgagCCAATCTCAACAACAAAGCCAGAACAACACTGGACCCCCGACGCCGCAGACGCCGCAGATGCAATCAGCTAACACGCCTATTCAACATAAAGACTTCCAGGAAAGGTTAAACGTCTTCAGGGGTGCCGCTGCGGCAGCCAGCTCGTCTGGACCTCATATCACCGGAGCCGCTTTAGAAGGCTTAGCGGATATCTTGAAGACGGAAATAACCTCTTCATTAACCAATTTGATTGACAGTATAGTCGCGAGGTTCGTGCAACAGAGAAGGTTTATCGGTAAGCAGACCGAGGCAGCACAGGCTGCCGCCGAGCAGCTGAACAAGGACCTTCTTATGGCGAGCCAAATGCTCGAGAGAAAATCACCCAGGACGAAAGTAGTTGACAGAGGAGCGCCGCAACCACCCGGTGGCCCAAACGGGCCACGGGGGCCCCTCAACGGTGGGCCCCCTCCTCCACAGTCCACGGGGTTCTCGCAAATCGGGTCCATAGGTGGTGTGCCCCATGGTCCTCATGCTGGCCCCACGGAAAACAATCTTAATCAGATGAATCAGCTGCCCTCGCATGCAAGGCCGAGCGTTGGAATGTTTCAGACGCCAAAACCGCCGACGATATACGCCATGGCCTCCATGCAGgcgcagcagcaacaacaacacCAACAGCAGCACCAACAGCAGCACGAACAGCAGCAAAGGGAGCAACAACAACGCGACCAATATTGCAATATGAGAAAcgacgagagagaaaacagAGACTCGGAGCAAAACGAGGCCCTGTCACTTGTCATGACGCCGAAGAAAAAACGTCATAAG TACGCTTTACAGGTGACGGATACGAGAATTACTCCGAGGACGGTGTCCAGAATCCTAGCGCAAGAGGGAAACGGATCGCAAGGAGGTAGTGATAGTCCCCCGCCTCCTCCACCACCGAGACCTTATCATGCGCCACCACCGATGCTGCCGGTGTCCCTGCCAACCAGCGTAGCGATACCAAATCCAAGCCTCCACGAGAGTCAAGTGTTCTCGCCCTATTCGCCGTTTTTCAATCCTCACGCGAGTCATCCTGGTCAAGTACCACCTCCGGGGCCACATCATTTACCCGCGAGTCCTCCGGGTGGCGGTGTAGAACTCAGGGATTCTCCTCCACTGCCCCATCCGCCGGCTATGTTGCATCCAGCTCTACTGGCGGCAGCTCAGCACGGCAGTCCGGATTACGGACACCTCAGGATGGACAGCAACGACCGAGCTAGCGACTGCAACTCCGGTGACATCACCTACGATGGAATTCAGCCTACA TCGTCGACGCTGACGCCGATGCATCTGAGGAAGGCGAAGCTGATGTTCTTCTGGGTCAGGTACCCGTCCTCGGCCGTCCTTAAGATGTACTTCCCCGACatcaaattcaataaaaacaataCAGCGCAGCTGGTCAAGTGGTTCTCCAACTTCCG